In Bacillota bacterium, one DNA window encodes the following:
- the splB gene encoding spore photoproduct lyase codes for MFVPKRVFFERDALRYPLGERLYHRFKSSGLPLSYTTGHNRVTGVPGDTPRRAYAEAKATLVVGVKRSLEFQGSRPSADYALPLVTGCPGHCQYCYLQTTLGPRPYIRVYVNVDEILARAGRYIKERLPKETSFEGSCTSDPVPVEPYTGSLASAVRFFAGQEKGRFRFVTKDPQVSGLLGVEHGGHTEARVSLSPRYVEETFEAGVAPTSERVRAARQLWKAGYAVGFLVAPVMVYPGWKEELEDLLRQVAKAAEWAPFLEVVTHRFTARAKRLILARHPGTLLPLEEEGRQYRFGQFGYGKYVYPPKVLEDIRAFLQEETQRILPGSQVRYVV; via the coding sequence ATGTTCGTGCCCAAAAGGGTATTCTTTGAAAGGGACGCCCTCAGGTACCCCCTGGGTGAGAGACTCTACCACCGCTTCAAGTCCTCCGGGCTACCACTCTCCTACACAACTGGCCACAACCGGGTCACAGGAGTCCCTGGGGACACACCAAGGCGGGCCTACGCGGAGGCCAAGGCCACCCTGGTTGTGGGGGTCAAGCGTTCGCTGGAATTCCAGGGGTCCCGGCCCTCGGCCGACTACGCCCTGCCCCTGGTCACAGGCTGCCCTGGACACTGCCAGTACTGCTACCTCCAGACCACGCTGGGCCCGCGCCCTTACATCCGTGTCTACGTCAACGTCGACGAGATCCTGGCCAGGGCAGGCCGGTACATCAAGGAGCGTCTTCCCAAGGAGACCTCCTTTGAGGGGTCTTGCACGTCGGACCCGGTGCCCGTTGAACCCTACACCGGTTCGCTGGCCTCAGCCGTGAGGTTCTTCGCGGGCCAGGAGAAAGGCCGCTTTCGCTTCGTAACTAAGGACCCCCAGGTGTCCGGCCTGCTGGGCGTGGAGCACGGAGGCCACACTGAGGCCCGGGTGTCCCTGAGCCCTCGTTACGTGGAGGAGACATTCGAAGCCGGGGTAGCTCCCACCAGCGAAAGGGTAAGAGCTGCCAGGCAACTGTGGAAAGCAGGGTACGCAGTGGGCTTCCTGGTGGCCCCGGTCATGGTTTACCCAGGGTGGAAAGAGGAACTCGAGGATCTTCTTAGGCAGGTAGCCAAGGCTGCCGAGTGGGCCCCCTTTCTCGAGGTTGTCACCCACCGCTTCACAGCCCGCGCAAAGAGGCTCATACTCGCGAGACACCCGGGCACCCTCCTTCCCCTGGAGGAAGAGGGGCGGCAGTACCGGTTCGGCCAGTTCGGCTACGGGAAGTACGTCTACCCGCCCAAGGTACTTGAGGACATCCGGGCCTTCCTCCAGGAGGAGACCCAGAGGATCCTTCCAGGTTCGCAAGTACGCTACGTGGTCTAG
- a CDS encoding GGDEF domain-containing protein — translation MGAKTALSPRVVRSGGELSALVLDVNDLKTASNRFGHTTGDWMLQAFAKILRAFTRESDVVARYGGDEFAVLAPGSGRAEALAMAQDRERLGPEPAWRARGCGAAQRLHGRGGVPGECHLLGGLGERG, via the coding sequence AGGGTGGTCCGGAGCGGCGGGGAGCTGTCAGCGCTGGTGCTGGACGTGAACGACCTTAAGACAGCCAGTAACCGGTTCGGTCATACCACGGGGGACTGGATGCTCCAGGCGTTTGCCAAGATCCTCAGGGCATTTACCCGGGAGAGTGACGTGGTAGCCCGGTACGGAGGGGACGAGTTCGCCGTGCTGGCTCCCGGTTCCGGAAGGGCAGAGGCCTTGGCCATGGCCCAGGATCGAGAACGCCTTGGCCCAGAGCCAGCCTGGAGGGCCCGAGGGTGTGGTGCGGCTCAGCGCCTCCATGGGCGTGGCGGTGTGCCAGGGGAATGCCATCTACTGGGAGGACTCGGTGAACGTGGCTGA
- the dinB gene encoding DNA polymerase IV, protein MSLVRRYVLLCDLDAFYASVEQRDNPEYRGKPLIVGGNPDSRGVVSTCSYEARAFGVRSAMPLATARRLCPGAVFVEPDMAKYQAVSGQFLEILDRYTPDVEAVSIDEAYLEVRGPEGRGVEVARDLRAQVKRDLGITVSVGIAINKFLAKLAAEMAKPDGLREIDPKDAERLLEPLDVGVLPGIGERTGSKLRAMGIRRVGDLKGMPPLFFKTHFGSRGRAMMEFCRGVDQRELELGSDPKSMSEETTFSRDVADMNTLSSTLLGLAEALGYRLRSSGFLARTVTLKLRTEDFESTSRSRSLRSPTADDMLLYQAARDLLGAGTGTKRVRLTGIQVSNLVSRRDALHQGDLFEDSQASQRQEALLETMDHLRRRFGMQVIRRAGGRLHRR, encoded by the coding sequence GTGAGCCTAGTGAGGCGATATGTGCTACTGTGTGACCTGGATGCATTCTATGCCTCTGTCGAGCAGCGTGACAACCCCGAGTACCGGGGGAAGCCCCTGATAGTGGGGGGGAATCCCGACAGCAGGGGGGTAGTGTCCACCTGTTCCTACGAGGCACGGGCCTTCGGTGTTCGCTCAGCCATGCCTTTGGCTACCGCCAGGAGGCTATGTCCCGGGGCTGTCTTCGTAGAGCCCGATATGGCCAAGTACCAGGCGGTTTCAGGCCAGTTCCTCGAAATCCTGGATCGCTACACCCCGGATGTGGAGGCCGTCTCCATCGATGAGGCCTATCTTGAGGTCCGGGGGCCCGAGGGCCGCGGCGTTGAGGTAGCCAGGGACTTAAGAGCCCAGGTCAAGCGGGACCTGGGCATTACCGTGTCTGTGGGGATAGCCATCAACAAGTTCCTGGCGAAGCTGGCGGCGGAGATGGCCAAGCCCGACGGCCTCCGGGAGATTGACCCCAAGGATGCTGAGAGGCTCTTGGAACCCCTGGATGTCGGGGTGCTCCCGGGGATCGGGGAGAGGACAGGCTCGAAGCTGCGGGCCATGGGCATAAGGAGGGTAGGGGATCTCAAGGGGATGCCCCCTTTGTTCTTCAAGACACACTTTGGCTCCAGGGGCAGGGCCATGATGGAGTTCTGCAGGGGGGTGGACCAGAGGGAACTGGAACTGGGGTCAGACCCCAAATCCATGAGTGAGGAGACAACCTTCTCCAGGGATGTGGCGGACATGAACACCCTGTCCTCGACGCTTCTGGGCTTGGCCGAGGCCCTGGGCTACAGGCTGAGGTCATCCGGGTTCCTGGCAAGGACCGTCACGCTGAAGCTCCGCACCGAGGACTTCGAGAGCACCAGCCGTTCCAGGAGCCTCCGGTCGCCCACCGCCGACGACATGCTCTTGTACCAGGCTGCCCGGGACCTCCTGGGTGCTGGGACCGGCACGAAGAGGGTGAGGCTCACCGGCATCCAGGTCTCCAACCTGGTGTCCCGGAGGGATGCCCTTCACCAGGGTGACCTCTTTGAGGACAGCCAGGCATCCCAGCGGCAGGAGGCACTCCTTGAGACCATGGACCACCTCCGCAGGCGCTTCGGCATGCAGGTGATACGGAGGGCGGGGGGCCGGCTGCACCGCCGGTGA